From one Pelorhabdus rhamnosifermentans genomic stretch:
- a CDS encoding tripartite tricarboxylate transporter substrate binding protein, whose product MESTKVITPKIEKYPNKPITILIPWSAGSPTDLIARILEKLSLKYLHQPIIVVNRPGGTGTIAWNELSASNPDGYTIGISSCELLLQPLFVSTKYDYATALDPLAQITATPFVMFVKADQPWQSVNDLISYAKQHPGQVKFGHSGIGSLGHIVGETFCKETNITMNQVPFQGAPEVISALLGGHIQVAILNPGSVKNFVQNGTIKILAVASKKHLTDPILADAKTFQEQGINIFYNSRYGIAVPKETPMAIKDALAEELKKIITDPEFKKSVENLGLQYEYLGPKESEERWLTDRRELTKALQETGILDLIKSQKQ is encoded by the coding sequence ATGGAAAGTACAAAAGTAATTACGCCTAAGATTGAAAAATATCCGAATAAGCCTATTACAATTCTTATCCCCTGGAGTGCTGGATCACCTACGGATTTAATCGCCAGAATTTTAGAAAAATTATCCTTGAAATATTTACATCAACCAATAATTGTCGTCAACAGACCTGGAGGAACAGGTACTATTGCTTGGAATGAACTGTCTGCCTCTAATCCAGATGGCTATACGATTGGTATTTCGAGTTGTGAATTGCTTTTACAACCTCTCTTTGTTTCCACCAAATATGATTACGCAACCGCATTGGATCCACTAGCTCAAATTACAGCTACCCCGTTTGTCATGTTTGTTAAAGCTGATCAGCCATGGCAATCCGTTAATGATCTTATTAGTTATGCTAAACAGCATCCAGGACAAGTAAAGTTTGGTCACAGCGGCATCGGATCGCTTGGCCATATTGTCGGTGAAACTTTTTGTAAAGAAACCAATATTACTATGAATCAAGTTCCTTTCCAAGGTGCACCAGAAGTAATATCGGCTTTATTAGGAGGACATATTCAAGTTGCAATCTTAAATCCAGGTTCAGTCAAAAATTTTGTTCAGAATGGAACAATTAAAATATTAGCAGTTGCTAGTAAAAAGCATCTAACTGATCCCATTCTTGCAGATGCTAAGACATTTCAAGAACAAGGAATAAATATTTTTTATAATAGTCGTTATGGAATAGCAGTACCAAAAGAGACACCAATGGCAATAAAAGACGCATTAGCTGAAGAATTAAAAAAAATAATTACCGACCCTGAATTCAAAAAAAGCGTTGAAAACCTAGGCCTACAATATGAATATTTAGGTCCTAAAGAATCAGAAGAAAGATGGCTAACCGACAGACGAGAATTAACTAAAGCCCTACAAGAAACAGGCATTTTAGACCTAATTAAGTCTCAAAAGCAATAG
- a CDS encoding CBO0543 family protein, with translation MFIQIQLLIQYIIILIAIIAVIVARKELKRFIPVGLFASLYANILCYVANYLILWEFPVRVLPGVRDISFTANVVVVPVLAMFWVKYSPMSRIKWAFLWTTILTGIEYLTERYTGIITYHNGYDWYCSYILWLISWYIWYSFHKWFYKDEEPH, from the coding sequence ATGTTTATTCAGATTCAACTATTGATACAATACATAATTATACTGATCGCTATAATTGCGGTAATAGTGGCTCGCAAAGAATTAAAACGATTTATTCCTGTTGGATTATTTGCCAGTCTTTATGCAAATATTCTTTGCTATGTTGCAAATTATCTTATCTTGTGGGAATTCCCAGTTAGAGTTTTACCTGGTGTAAGAGACATTTCTTTTACTGCAAATGTAGTTGTTGTGCCAGTTCTAGCTATGTTTTGGGTAAAATACTCTCCTATGTCTAGAATCAAGTGGGCTTTCCTTTGGACAACAATTTTAACAGGGATTGAATATCTGACCGAAAGATATACCGGCATAATTACTTATCACAATGGGTACGATTGGTATTGCTCTTATATTTTGTGGCTAATTAGTTGGTATATTTGGTATTCATTTCACAAATGGTTTTATAAAGATGAGGAGCCTCACTAA
- a CDS encoding Spo0E family sporulation regulatory protein-aspartic acid phosphatase gives MYNEELWEEVEYLKGKLSEVVSKKGIDSPEAIRASQAFRNKMKEYSDLK, from the coding sequence ATGTACAATGAAGAGTTATGGGAAGAAGTTGAGTACCTAAAAGGAAAGCTCAGTGAAGTTGTTAGTAAAAAAGGTATTGATTCACCTGAGGCGATTCGAGCGAGCCAAGCATTTAGAAATAAGATGAAAGAATATAGCGATTTAAAGTAA
- a CDS encoding nitroreductase family protein yields MKSTTDKEKSGFDKLKKGANIYGAPLAIIICGDHNAAWIRSYDSKTIVDIDASIVTDHMMLQATELGLGTVWICNFDPKVIKQEFNLPDNIEPINILAVGYAAGNASSPDRHNTARKSLKDIVSYENY; encoded by the coding sequence ATAAAATCAACTACAGATAAGGAGAAATCAGGATTTGATAAACTAAAAAAAGGGGCAAATATCTATGGAGCACCACTAGCCATTATTATATGTGGTGATCATAATGCAGCATGGATAAGATCATATGACAGTAAAACCATCGTAGATATTGATGCAAGCATAGTCACTGACCATATGATGTTACAAGCAACGGAACTTGGACTTGGAACCGTATGGATATGCAACTTTGATCCAAAAGTAATTAAGCAGGAATTTAATTTGCCAGATAATATTGAACCAATTAACATATTGGCCGTAGGTTATGCTGCAGGTAATGCTTCATCACCTGATCGGCACAATACAGCCCGAAAGTCTTTAAAAGATATAGTATCGTACGAAAATTACTAA
- a CDS encoding DNA-methyltransferase — protein sequence MNQYLNKIIQGDSLEILRQLPSNFVDAVITDPPYSSGGMTLSQKNQDPIKKYEQTNNKIVHRATFFGDNKDTRSWLHWCILWISEWHRILKPGGYFLMFSDWRQLPTATDALQMGELAWRGIVAWDKTEGSRAPHKGYFRHQCEYIVWGTKGGCPKAVHGGPWPGCYRFPIKQSDKFHLTGKPTPLMEKLVSIVPEGSIILDPFAGSGTTLVAAKNTGRQFIGIEKGKEYAAVAETRLSA from the coding sequence ATGAACCAATATCTCAATAAAATTATCCAAGGCGATTCTCTAGAAATTTTGCGGCAACTACCCAGCAACTTTGTTGACGCTGTTATAACAGACCCACCTTATTCGTCAGGAGGAATGACATTATCTCAAAAAAATCAGGACCCGATAAAGAAGTATGAACAAACAAATAACAAAATTGTTCATCGTGCGACCTTTTTCGGTGATAACAAAGATACGCGCTCATGGCTTCACTGGTGCATTTTATGGATCTCAGAGTGGCATCGTATTCTAAAACCTGGCGGATACTTTCTTATGTTTTCAGATTGGCGGCAGTTGCCTACGGCCACAGATGCCTTGCAAATGGGGGAATTAGCTTGGCGTGGTATTGTTGCCTGGGATAAGACGGAAGGCTCAAGGGCGCCACACAAAGGCTATTTCAGGCATCAATGTGAATACATAGTTTGGGGAACAAAAGGTGGTTGTCCTAAAGCGGTGCATGGCGGACCATGGCCAGGGTGCTACAGGTTTCCAATTAAGCAATCGGATAAGTTTCATTTAACTGGGAAGCCGACGCCACTCATGGAAAAGCTAGTGTCGATTGTTCCAGAAGGCAGCATTATTTTAGATCCGTTCGCCGGATCGGGGACAACACTGGTGGCTGCTAAGAATACTGGTAGGCAGTTTATTGGAATTGAAAAAGGAAAAGAATATGCTGCAGTTGCAGAAACACGTTTAAGTGCATAA
- a CDS encoding tyrosine-type recombinase/integrase, producing the protein MTRLLMLSELNQALTPHSLRHTHTFLLAEAGVGLYEIMERLGHSDDDTTKRVYLHVTQSMKKEASQKFNNLMKNL; encoded by the coding sequence ATGACAAGACTGCTAATGCTAAGTGAATTAAATCAAGCACTGACACCGCATTCATTGAGACACACTCATACTTTCCTTTTGGCAGAAGCCGGAGTTGGTTTATATGAAATCATGGAACGCCTTGGTCACTCCGATGATGATACGACTAAAAGAGTTTATTTACATGTTACTCAATCAATGAAAAAAGAGGCTTCTCAGAAGTTTAACAACCTCATGAAAAACCTCTAA
- a CDS encoding DUF1003 domain-containing protein, translating to MDFVKQGPAAKYSHEGDEPINVNMAFGEQISFGQRSADVVARIVGSWAFIIFQSIALLIWMAANIFLAYQYETNPTYFNAWDPYPFILLNLLLSFEAAYTGPIIMMSQNRQNAKDRLAAELDFEVNKKSEEEIKVIMDHLVYQDKLILKIIEKQEITK from the coding sequence ATGGATTTTGTAAAGCAAGGTCCTGCGGCTAAGTACAGCCATGAGGGCGATGAACCGATAAACGTTAATATGGCATTTGGAGAACAAATAAGTTTTGGCCAAAGATCAGCGGATGTAGTAGCAAGAATAGTTGGAAGTTGGGCGTTCATTATTTTTCAAAGTATTGCATTGTTGATATGGATGGCAGCGAACATTTTTTTAGCTTACCAATATGAAACTAATCCAACTTATTTTAATGCGTGGGACCCGTATCCTTTTATATTGCTTAATTTACTATTGAGCTTTGAAGCTGCATACACAGGTCCAATCATTATGATGAGTCAAAACAGGCAAAATGCGAAAGACAGACTCGCAGCTGAACTTGATTTTGAGGTCAATAAAAAATCTGAAGAAGAAATTAAAGTAATTATGGATCATTTGGTGTACCAGGATAAGTTAATCTTGAAAATCATCGAGAAACAGGAGATAACCAAATGA
- a CDS encoding outer membrane beta-barrel protein — protein MKKKVLAALAALSLVSSVGFASPLTDYSAGKTAIDLNLRSSDVKDNEYSLGKKSNLDWGVTTGLGNKLAIQYNGYNAKSKDTVYTSNAYETNRMNCELKIQEFNVLYKLDRNVSVYTGLVTLKASSLENDNVGGVDIPYPYSSNTKKKMQFGLVGSTKIADKTSAYASVGVASDYTNWKIGVSQEIAPNLELNVDYRRLQAKKMTFDNGGGGDEITVKGIGYGITYKF, from the coding sequence ATGAAAAAGAAAGTTCTAGCAGCACTTGCAGCACTATCCTTAGTTTCTTCAGTCGGGTTTGCAAGTCCACTGACAGATTATTCCGCAGGTAAAACTGCAATTGATTTAAATTTAAGAAGTTCTGATGTAAAGGACAATGAATATTCCTTAGGCAAAAAATCTAACTTGGATTGGGGTGTTACAACAGGTTTAGGCAATAAACTTGCTATCCAGTATAATGGATACAATGCTAAATCAAAAGATACAGTATACACTAGTAATGCGTATGAGACTAACAGAATGAATTGCGAACTTAAAATCCAAGAGTTTAATGTATTGTACAAATTAGACAGGAATGTGTCTGTATATACTGGCCTCGTTACGCTTAAGGCCTCTAGTCTCGAAAACGACAATGTCGGTGGCGTAGATATACCGTACCCTTATTCAAGCAATACAAAAAAGAAAATGCAATTTGGATTAGTTGGTAGTACTAAAATAGCTGACAAAACTAGTGCTTATGCATCAGTGGGTGTGGCTTCGGATTATACTAATTGGAAAATAGGCGTATCTCAGGAGATTGCTCCTAATCTTGAGCTTAATGTAGATTATCGCAGACTTCAGGCCAAAAAAATGACTTTTGATAATGGTGGTGGAGGTGATGAAATAACAGTTAAAGGTATTGGTTATGGAATCACTTATAAATTTTAA
- a CDS encoding tripartite tricarboxylate transporter substrate binding protein yields the protein MESEKVITPKVEKYPNRPITLIVPYSAGGGTDLVARALEKSLTSHLGQPIIIVNKPGGAGTIGWNELTNAAPDGYTIGISTNELLLKPLYDSTKTDYPTALDPIAQVATSTSVLAILSDQPWQNLSDLIQYAKDHPYQLKFAHGGIGSNTHITGEMFGKAANINISQVPFNGNGEIVAALLGKHVQFIMTNPMTIKEYVKIGTIRVLAVANNQRMTDPLFANVPTFKEQGLNVTFSNWYGLALPKETPNNIKLKLAEELKTILTEPETINSMEKLGLEPKYLNSEDSANRWLTDRVKLSNIIQETGILDLIKSQRQ from the coding sequence ATGGAGAGTGAAAAAGTTATTACACCAAAGGTAGAGAAATATCCGAATAGGCCAATTACTCTTATTGTTCCTTACAGCGCTGGTGGCGGCACTGATTTAGTAGCTAGAGCACTAGAAAAATCATTGACTTCCCATTTAGGTCAACCAATAATTATAGTGAACAAACCCGGCGGAGCAGGTACAATTGGCTGGAATGAGCTTACAAATGCCGCCCCTGATGGGTACACAATCGGTATTTCAACAAATGAATTATTATTGAAGCCGCTTTATGACTCCACTAAAACTGATTATCCTACAGCTCTTGACCCGATAGCGCAAGTTGCAACTTCAACTAGCGTTTTAGCCATACTATCTGATCAACCATGGCAAAATCTTAGCGATTTAATTCAATATGCGAAAGACCATCCTTATCAGTTAAAATTTGCTCATGGTGGAATTGGTTCCAATACGCATATTACAGGTGAAATGTTTGGTAAAGCTGCTAATATCAACATTAGTCAAGTCCCCTTTAACGGGAACGGTGAAATTGTAGCCGCTTTACTTGGCAAACATGTTCAATTCATTATGACAAATCCTATGACTATTAAAGAGTATGTTAAAATTGGCACAATACGTGTATTAGCGGTTGCGAATAATCAGCGAATGACTGATCCCCTCTTCGCAAATGTACCTACATTCAAAGAACAGGGTCTAAATGTAACTTTTAGTAATTGGTATGGACTAGCACTTCCTAAAGAAACGCCTAACAATATAAAATTAAAACTGGCAGAGGAATTAAAAACGATTCTTACTGAACCTGAAACTATAAATAGCATGGAAAAATTAGGTCTTGAACCTAAATATTTAAACTCTGAAGACTCGGCAAATCGTTGGCTAACAGATCGTGTAAAATTGTCTAACATAATACAAGAAACAGGCATTTTAGACTTAATCAAATCTCAAAGACAATAG
- a CDS encoding VOC family protein encodes MYKVAHIGLVVKDADKSSSFYQQILNCEVVNSYQDERLKLIFLNSGGQIIELVQHLQGSTPEQRLAGVVDHIAFEVDDVSVEMERLRVAGVMPLSDKPWSLGRSLKNFFCLGPDGERLEFMQGTL; translated from the coding sequence ATGTACAAAGTAGCACATATTGGATTGGTAGTGAAAGATGCAGACAAATCAAGTTCATTTTATCAGCAGATTCTGAACTGTGAGGTGGTAAATTCCTATCAAGATGAGCGGCTTAAGTTGATTTTCCTCAATTCTGGTGGGCAAATTATTGAATTGGTGCAGCATTTACAAGGAAGCACGCCGGAGCAGCGCTTAGCCGGAGTAGTAGACCACATTGCCTTCGAGGTAGATGATGTCTCCGTTGAAATGGAAAGGCTACGCGTTGCCGGGGTTATGCCCTTGTCTGATAAGCCGTGGTCTTTGGGGAGAAGCTTGAAGAACTTCTTCTGTCTTGGGCCTGATGGAGAGCGACTGGAATTTATGCAGGGGACGCTATAA
- a CDS encoding GH25 family lysozyme: MKGIDVSYHNGVVDWQSVIGAGYEFVIIRLGYGNRHLDEKFVDNVNGALEAGLKTGVYYYSYALDVEAAKAEAQFVQEVLQSNCINPELGIWFDMEDADGYKERHGMPENQTITDMCSAFICMLNEAGYQYVGIYASYSWLTGVIDIAQLADYVPYWNAQWGNCNDFPCARMWQFTDSLNVNGQTFDGNEYYE; this comes from the coding sequence ATGAAAGGTATTGATGTAAGTTATCACAATGGCGTAGTAGATTGGCAATCCGTAATCGGTGCTGGATATGAATTTGTTATAATCCGTCTTGGTTATGGCAATCGTCATCTTGACGAAAAATTTGTAGATAATGTAAACGGAGCATTAGAGGCTGGTTTAAAGACCGGCGTGTACTATTACAGCTATGCGCTTGATGTAGAAGCTGCTAAAGCAGAAGCGCAATTTGTGCAAGAAGTTTTGCAAAGTAATTGTATAAATCCTGAATTGGGTATTTGGTTTGACATGGAGGATGCAGACGGGTACAAGGAACGTCATGGAATGCCAGAAAATCAAACTATCACGGATATGTGCTCAGCTTTTATTTGCATGCTGAACGAAGCAGGATATCAGTATGTCGGGATTTATGCTTCCTATTCATGGCTGACCGGTGTAATTGATATCGCACAGTTAGCTGATTATGTACCGTACTGGAATGCACAATGGGGCAATTGCAATGATTTTCCGTGCGCTAGAATGTGGCAGTTTACGGACAGTCTTAATGTTAATGGGCAGACATTTGATGGGAATGAATATTACGAATAA
- a CDS encoding DNA methyltransferase, with translation MSLMKVVQLRSIVLDLFGGSGSTRMAAEQNGRACLAVELDPVYCDVIIRRWEAFTGLKAALIA, from the coding sequence ATGTCGCTTATGAAGGTGGTTCAGCTGAGAAGCATTGTACTTGACCTGTTTGGTGGATCGGGAAGTACGCGGATGGCTGCCGAGCAAAATGGGAGAGCGTGTTTGGCGGTGGAGCTTGATCCGGTATATTGTGATGTGATAATACGGCGATGGGAAGCGTTCACTGGCCTGAAAGCAGCGTTAATAGCGTGA
- a CDS encoding DsrE family protein, whose product MDDSIAQPGNNEIYILWKSGDKEVALSMAFMYAFNSKTKGWWDEVTLIVWGPSAKLLATDDEIQGRVCQMIDAGVHVTACIACAQMYGVVEILKNLGIDVRPMGIPLTELFKSGKNVLSV is encoded by the coding sequence ATGGATGATAGCATTGCACAACCGGGAAATAATGAAATTTATATTCTATGGAAGAGTGGAGACAAGGAAGTTGCTTTGAGTATGGCGTTTATGTATGCGTTTAATTCTAAGACCAAGGGATGGTGGGATGAAGTAACGTTGATTGTATGGGGCCCCTCGGCAAAACTTCTGGCTACTGATGATGAAATACAGGGGCGGGTTTGTCAAATGATAGATGCTGGAGTTCATGTTACTGCTTGTATAGCCTGCGCGCAGATGTACGGTGTAGTAGAAATTTTAAAAAATCTAGGAATTGATGTAAGGCCTATGGGGATTCCGCTTACCGAGCTATTCAAGTCGGGTAAGAATGTACTTTCCGTATAA